A single Metarhizium brunneum chromosome 5, complete sequence DNA region contains:
- the clc1 gene encoding Clathrin light chain produces MADRFPSLDDFDSGAQTEIKNPSAEPSADDFLARERALLGDDAEQFTTSEDAVAFAEPSGDLLGQDQVGESTFESQFPDLAGPSAGTAGLPGSTSITGPSISYNSGYQSHVGDEEEPEVIKQWREQRDAQIAKRAEQFAAQREETIKEAQQNIDDFYENYNSKKEKGIAQTRKDAEQFLANREDTVSGGTSWDRIAKLVDISGKSTKGGATGSGKERFREMLTSLRKDEKAPAATGY; encoded by the exons ATGGCAGATCGATTCCCCTCTCTAGACGACTTCGATTCCGGAG CACAAACCGAAATCAAAAATCCTTCCGCTGAGCCATCGGCCGACGACTTTCTTGCCAGGGAAAGGGCCTTATTGGGAGACGACGCTGAGCAGTTCACAACTAGTGAGGATGCCGTAGCCTTTGCAGAACCAAGCGGTGACCTCCTGGGGCAGGATCAAGTCGGCGAGTCAACCTTCGAATCCCAGTTTCCCGACCTTGCCGGTCCCTCTGCA GGCACTGCTGGTCTACCTGGAAGTACCTCTATCACTGGACCGTCCATTAGTTACAATTCAGGTTACCAGTCTCATGTAGGCGATGAGGAGGAACCCGAGGTCATCAAGCAGTGGAGAGAGCAGCGTGACGCACAAATTGCCAAACGAGCTGAACAGTTTGCTGCCCAGCGTGAGGAGACTATCAAAGAAGCACAGCAGAACATTGACGATTTCTACGAGAATTACAACAGTaagaaggaaaaaggaaTTGCACAGACAAGGAAGGATGCCGAGCAATTTCTCGCCAACCGCGAAGATACAGTTTCGGGCGGCACAAGTTGGGATCGCATTGCGAAGCTCGTCGATATAAGTGGTAAAAGCACCAAAGGGGGCGCAACTGGATCCGGCAAGGAGCGCTTCCGCGAAATGTTGACAAGCCTACGAAAAGATGAGAAGGCCCCAGCAGCTACGGGATATTGA